One Physeter macrocephalus isolate SW-GA chromosome 10, ASM283717v5, whole genome shotgun sequence DNA window includes the following coding sequences:
- the STX7 gene encoding syntaxin-7 isoform X1 yields the protein MFSHFRQQKQQYTNQLAKETDKYIKEFGSLPTTPSDQRQRKIQKDRLVAEFTTSLTNFQKAQRQAAEREREFVARVRASSRVSGGFPEESSKERNLVSWESQTQPQVQVQDEEITEDDLRLIQERESSIRQLEADIMDINEIFKDLGMMIHEQGDVIDSIEANVENAEVHVQQANQQLSRAADYQRKSRKTLCIIIFILVIGVVIIGLIIWGVKG from the exons atgttttctcattttaggCAACAGAAGCAGCAATATACGAACCAACTTGCCAAAGAAACAGATAAGTACATTAAAGAGTTTGGATCTCTGCCCACCACCCCCAGTGACCAG CGTCAAAGGAAAATACAGAAGGATCGCTTAGTGGCGGAATTCACCACATCACTGACAAACTTTCAGAAGGCGCAGAGACaggctgctgagagagagagagagtttgtcGCTCGAGTAAGAGCCAGTTCCAGAGTGTCT GGTGGTTTTCCTGAGGAGAGCTCAAAAGAAAGGAATCTTGTGTCCTGGGAAAG ccaAACTCAGCCTCAGGTGCAGGTGCAGGATGAAGAAATTACAGAGGATGACCTCCGCCTTATTCAGGAGAGAGAGTCTTCTATTAGGCAACTCGAA GCTGATATTATggatattaatgaaatatttaaagatttggGAATGATGATTCATGAGCAAGGAGATGTAATAG atagcaTAGAAGCCAATGTGGAAAATGCTGAGGTGCACGTCCAGCAAGCAAACCAGCAGCTGTCGAGGGCGGCAGACTATCAG CGCAAATCCAGGAAAACCCTGTGCATCATCATTTTTATCCTTGTTATCGGAGTTGTAATTATCGGTCTCATCATATGGGGAGTGAAAGGCTAA